GGATCTCCCCCTTCTCGTCCACCACCCCCAGGCGGTCACCGTCTCCGTCGTAGCCCACTCCGAAGTCCGCTCCCGTTTCTACCACCTTTTCCCGCAGGGCCTTAAGGTTTTCGGGAACCACGGGGTCGGGATGGTGGTTGGGAAAGGTCCCATCCACTTCGCAGAAAAGACAGGTGACCTCACAGCCCAGGCGTTCGAAGACCTCCGGGGCCGTAAGGGCACAGACCCCGTTTCCCGGATCGAGCACCACCTTGAGCGGTCGAGAAAGGCGGATATTTTGCACCAGATAATCCTTGTATGGCCCGAGGGCCTCAAGCTCGGTGACCGAGCCCTGCCCGCTCTCGAAGTCCTCCTTCTCGATCAAGGTGTAGAGGGCTCGGATCTGGTCTCCGTAGATGGTCTCCTTTCCCACGCAGATCTTGAGCCCGTTCATATCCGGGGGGTTGTGGGAGCCGGTGACCTGGATACCTCCGTCATAGCCTTCGAAGTAATGCAGAGCGAAATACATGACCGGGGTAGGAGTTAGGCCGATGTTGGCCACCGAGACCCCGGCGGAGGTGATACCTTCTATGAGGGCTTCCTGGAGTTCCGGGCTGGAGAGGCGACCGTCCCGGCCACAGACCACCCTTCGCCCTCCGCGCCGTTTTATGACCGTGCCGTAGGCCCGACCTATGGCCCTCACCACCTCCGGGGTGAAATCTTCCCCTACCTTTCCCCGGATGTCGTATTCCCTAAAGATGTAAGGATTTATTTTCATGAGCTTACCTCCTTTTGAGA
This portion of the Thermosulfurimonas marina genome encodes:
- a CDS encoding phosphomannomutase/phosphoglucomutase yields the protein MKINPYIFREYDIRGKVGEDFTPEVVRAIGRAYGTVIKRRGGRRVVCGRDGRLSSPELQEALIEGITSAGVSVANIGLTPTPVMYFALHYFEGYDGGIQVTGSHNPPDMNGLKICVGKETIYGDQIRALYTLIEKEDFESGQGSVTELEALGPYKDYLVQNIRLSRPLKVVLDPGNGVCALTAPEVFERLGCEVTCLFCEVDGTFPNHHPDPVVPENLKALREKVVETGADFGVGYDGDGDRLGVVDEKGEILWGDQLMILFAEKVLSVHPGGLIIGEVKCSQVMYEEIERLGGRPLMWKTGHSLIKGKMKETGALLAGEMSGHIFFADRWFGFDDGVYASLRLAEIVSERSEPLSAWRARLPQTYSTPEIRVECPDEIKFRVVEALTRRLKEEGLQVIDVDGARVVFPDGWGLVRASNTQPVLVLRFEAKSPERLTEIQNFIESRLKEVQEAF